A window from Leishmania donovani BPK282A1 complete genome, chromosome 27 encodes these proteins:
- a CDS encoding proteasome alpha 7 subunit, putative, whose product MAGTGSGHDQSTDVFSAEGRVFQVEYAGKAVDNSSTAVAACCKDGVVVAVEKIHTSRMLEKGSNNRIHAVDRQAGICICGLLPDGRAIVSRARQEAENSRDIFATPIRGSVLANRVGEFMHVYTTHFAYRPFGCSAIIASYADDGPQLFVSDPSGTVAGYYGVALGKAKTVAKSELEKLDFSSLTCDDAVVKLANILHDVHDKQKDKLYEVEVAWVCDKSDRMFVHVAADMVPSETSN is encoded by the coding sequence ATGGCGGGCacaggcagcggccacgATCAGTCGACGGACGTATTTTCGGCCGAAGGTCGCGTGTTTCAGGTGGAGTACGCCGGCAAGGCTGtcgacaacagcagcaccgccgttgcGGCGTGCTGCAAGGACGGCGTTGTGGTCGCGGTGGAAAAAATTCACACGAGTCGCATGCTGGAGAAAGGCTCGAACAACCGCATCCACGCCGTGGACCGCCAGGCCGGCATTTGCATCTGCGGTCTTCTCCCGGACGGGCGCGCGATTGtctctcgcgcgcggcaggaggcggagaatAGTCGCGACATTTTCGCCACCCCCATCCGCGGTTCGGTGCTGGCAAATCGCGTGGGGGAGTTCATGCATGTGTACACCACCCACTTTGCGTACCGCCCGTTCGGGTGCTCGGCCATCATCGCGTCGTATGCTGATGACGGACCGCAGCTCTTCGTTAGCGATCCCAGCGGCACGGTGGCCGGGTACTACGGCGTTGCGCTCGGCAAGGCCAAGACAGTGGCAAAGagcgagctggagaagctcGACTTCTCCAGCCTCACTTGCGACGATGCGGTAGTGAAGCTGGCCAACATCCTTCACGATGTGCATGACAAGCAGAAGGACAAGCTTTACGAAGTGGAAGTTGCGTGGGTCTGCGACAAGTCGGATCGCATGTTTGTGCACGTGGCGGCTGACATGGTTCCGTCGGAAACGTCGAACTGA
- a CDS encoding kinetoplast-associated protein-like protein produces the protein MNRRGLSNRNETKQCVNMTLSQEAQ, from the coding sequence ATGAACCGTCGCGGTCTCTCCAACAGGAACGAAACAAAACAATGTGTAAACATGACGCTTTCCCAAGAGGCGCAA
- a CDS encoding flap endonuclease-1 (FEN-1), putative: MGILGLSKLLYDKSPNAIREQELKNFFGRRIAIDASMSIYQFIIAMKGFQDGQGLELTNEKGDVTSHLNGLFARTLRMIDEGIKPIYVFDGKPPKLKADELEMRRQKAAEAEREFEKAKDAGDDEMMEKMSKRTVRVSRDQIDESKKLLRLMGIPVIQAPSEAEAQCAELVKKGKAWAVGTEDMDALTFGSTVMLRHLNISDAKKRPIAEIHLDEVLQITGLSMGQFVDLCILLGCDYVPKVPGIGPQKAWEGIQRYGSIESFLESLDTTKHPVPADFYYKEARAFFQNPEVTPAEEINIQFSEPDEVGLIQFLVKEKLFNPDRVNKGIARLRAALTRKTQGRLDSFFTVTKVPQQTAAARAPLAGTKRPRDGKYVHVSGTLRKATSGHKKAVKK; this comes from the coding sequence ATGGGAATCTTAGGTTTGTCAAAGCTGCTCTACGACAAGTCCCCAAATGCCATCCGGGAGCAAGAGCTGAAGAACTTCTTTGGGCGTCGCATCGCCATCGACGCCTCCATGAGCATTTACCAGTTCATCATTGCCATGAAGGGGTTCCAGGACGGGCAGGGATTGGAGCTCACAAACGAAAAGGGTGATGTGACATCACACCTCAACGGGCTCTTTGCCAGAACTCTCCGCATGATCGATGAGGGGATCAAGCCCATCTACGTTTTTGATGGAAAGCCTCCGAAATTAAAGGCTGACGAGCTGGAGATGCGCCGTCAGAAGGCTGctgaggcagagagggagttTGAGAAAGCGAAAGATGCTGGCGACGACGAAATGATGGAGAAGATGAGTAAGCGAACTGTGCGCGTGAGTCGAGATCAGATTGACGAGAGCAAGAAGCTTCTACGGCTCATGGGGATTCCTGTGATCCAAGCGCCTTCGGAAGCCGAGGCTCAGTGCGCAGAGCTGGTGAAGAAGGGCAAGGCTTGGGCGGTGGGCACGGAGGATATGGACGCCTTGACGTTTGGCTCCACAGTCATGCTCCGCCATCTGAACATCAGCGACGCCAAGAAGCGACCCATTGCAGAAATCCACCtcgacgaggtgctgcaAATAACGGGTCTGTCCATGGGCCAGTTCGTTGATCTTTGCATTCTTCTCGGCTGCGACTACGTCCCCAAGGTTCCCGGGATCGGGCCGCAAAAGGCGTGGGAGGGCATTCAACGCTATGGCAGCATCGAGTCATTTCTAGAGTCCCTTGACACCACGAAGCACCCCGTGCCTGCCGACTTTTATTACAAGGAGGCCCGCGCCTTCTTCCAGAATCCGGAGGTGACTCCCGCGGAAGAGATCAACATTCAATTTTCGGAGCCAGACGAGGTTGGGCTGATTCAGTTTCTTGTGAAGGAGAAGCTGTTCAACCCAGATCGCGTCAACAAAGGCATCGCGCGGCTGAGGGCTGCCCTCACCAGGAAAACGCAGGGACGGCTGGACAGTTTCTTCACGGTCACCAAGGTGCCTCAGCAgacagccgctgcgcgtgcgccgctcgCTGGAACAAAGAGGCCGCGGGATGGAAAATATGTGCATGTCTCCGGAACACTACGAAAGGCAACGAGCGGCCACAAAAAAGCTGTGAAGAAGTAG